A genomic stretch from Syntrophorhabdaceae bacterium includes:
- a CDS encoding glycosyltransferase family 4 protein, giving the protein AAAASAKDGFPYLNVLIIHQNFPGQFRHLANYFTSSADNRVVGICQPQAPGIRDQQFSRVLKSVYKPHRKPVKNGHSYLTRVEAGVLNGQGVARCLIDLRKKGFKPDITFAHIGWGEVLYFKDVFPDVPLIGHCEFYYHGNGADVDFDPEFPATIDDRMRIRTWNMTQLASLVSIDGGISSTRWQRNLYPSEFHRKIEIIHEGVNTEVVKPDGNQHLVLSDGTTLTKDMEVVTYTARGLEPYRGFHIFMKAVEEICRRRPQCHIIITGGDEVRYGKKLPDGLSYREKLLKEVTIDKKRVHFTGLVPYETHLKTLQISSAHVYLTIPFVLSWSMMEAMAAQCVIIGSATPPVEEIIEDGRNGLLCDFFSSQQIADRVDEVFNNPDRMRRLREAARRDIIEHYDVKNKLAEYQKLWQRLLQ; this is encoded by the coding sequence CGGCGGACAACAGGGTGGTAGGCATCTGCCAGCCCCAGGCGCCGGGTATCCGGGATCAACAGTTTTCCAGGGTACTTAAGAGCGTTTACAAACCCCACCGCAAACCTGTAAAAAACGGTCATTCTTACCTGACCAGGGTAGAAGCCGGCGTATTGAACGGACAAGGCGTTGCCCGGTGTCTTATTGATCTCAGGAAGAAAGGTTTTAAGCCTGACATAACCTTTGCCCACATTGGCTGGGGCGAGGTACTCTATTTTAAGGATGTCTTCCCCGATGTCCCGCTCATAGGACACTGTGAGTTCTACTATCACGGGAATGGAGCGGATGTCGACTTCGATCCTGAATTTCCGGCCACGATCGACGACCGCATGCGGATACGTACCTGGAACATGACCCAGCTTGCAAGCCTTGTCTCGATCGATGGCGGTATAAGCTCAACACGTTGGCAACGCAATCTTTACCCTTCCGAATTCCACAGGAAGATAGAGATCATCCATGAAGGCGTCAACACTGAAGTGGTAAAGCCGGACGGTAATCAACATCTCGTCCTGTCTGATGGCACAACGCTCACGAAGGACATGGAGGTCGTTACCTACACCGCGCGGGGGCTTGAACCTTACAGGGGGTTCCATATCTTCATGAAGGCGGTGGAAGAGATATGCCGGCGCCGGCCGCAATGTCATATTATCATCACCGGCGGCGATGAGGTACGATACGGCAAAAAATTGCCTGACGGCTTAAGTTACCGCGAGAAGCTGCTCAAAGAGGTAACGATCGATAAAAAACGCGTCCATTTTACGGGTCTTGTCCCTTATGAAACCCACCTCAAGACTTTGCAGATCTCTTCCGCCCATGTCTACCTCACTATCCCTTTCGTCCTCTCGTGGTCGATGATGGAGGCAATGGCCGCTCAGTGCGTCATTATAGGTTCGGCAACCCCTCCCGTTGAAGAGATCATTGAAGATGGCCGAAATGGATTATTATGTGATTTCTTTTCATCTCAGCAGATCGCTGATCGTGTGGATGAGGTATTCAACAATCCCGATCGGATGCGCCGCCTGAGAGAAGCGGCGCGGCGCGACATTATCGAACACTACGATGTGAAAAACAAGCTTGCCGAATATCAAAAACTGTGGCAAAGGCTTTTGCAGTAA
- a CDS encoding methylated-DNA--[protein]-cysteine S-methyltransferase, giving the protein MDLIEYVVYESSMGNICLVAKNGRLIALEMKGEDEYKLIRSLTLRYPESLRTERPFKKVRLLLDRYLRGQKVDFDIPVDVSAETRFTQKVLRVLQGIPYGEARSYLWVGRQIGYTMAARAIGQAVKRNPIPIIIPCHRVIREDGSIGGFSQGVNIKRRLLAIEKVELPRLHR; this is encoded by the coding sequence TTGGATTTAATAGAATACGTCGTCTACGAATCGTCCATGGGTAATATCTGCTTAGTTGCCAAAAATGGGAGGCTCATTGCCCTTGAGATGAAAGGGGAGGACGAATATAAACTCATACGGTCGCTGACTTTACGATATCCGGAAAGCCTGAGGACAGAAAGACCCTTTAAGAAGGTCCGCCTTCTCCTCGACAGGTATTTAAGGGGTCAGAAGGTTGATTTTGATATCCCGGTCGATGTCTCGGCAGAGACCCGGTTTACACAAAAGGTTCTCCGGGTGCTTCAGGGTATCCCTTACGGCGAGGCAAGAAGTTACCTCTGGGTGGGCAGGCAGATAGGGTACACAATGGCCGCACGGGCTATCGGGCAGGCGGTGAAGAGGAACCCCATCCCCATCATCATACCATGCCACAGGGTCATCCGGGAAGATGGCTCGATAGGCGGTTTCTCTCAAGGGGTCAATATTAAACGAAGACTTCTCGCTATAGAAAAAGTGGAACTACCGCGGCTGCATAGATAA
- a CDS encoding MBL fold metallo-hydrolase — MEGFIKFFGTGGARFVVSKQLRATGGLWLHYKETNLYIDPGPGALVRVHAAKERPDLVGLDGIILTHKHLDHANDVNVLIEAMTDGGFKKRGILFCPQDAIGEDAVVFQYVRRHLEMITILTEKGQYSVKDVAFSTPVRHRHPVETYGLIFHLSKTIGLITDTRFFEGLPDHYHADCLIINVLRSKPLGSHNTIQHLALDDVRKIILEARPQVAILTHFGMNIIQEKPHLLAQKLQKETGVEVIAARDGMKWEF; from the coding sequence ATGGAAGGTTTTATCAAATTTTTCGGAACCGGCGGGGCACGGTTTGTCGTCTCGAAACAACTGCGGGCAACAGGAGGCCTTTGGCTCCACTATAAAGAAACGAACCTCTATATCGATCCCGGTCCCGGCGCTTTGGTGCGTGTCCACGCAGCAAAAGAACGACCCGACCTCGTCGGCCTGGATGGGATCATCCTCACCCACAAACACCTCGACCACGCGAACGATGTCAACGTCCTGATCGAGGCCATGACAGACGGCGGCTTCAAAAAGCGGGGGATATTATTCTGCCCGCAGGACGCCATAGGAGAGGACGCTGTTGTATTCCAGTATGTCCGCCGGCATCTTGAAATGATAACCATACTCACAGAGAAAGGGCAATACTCGGTCAAGGATGTTGCCTTCAGCACCCCGGTCCGCCACAGGCACCCTGTGGAGACATACGGACTTATCTTTCACCTCAGCAAGACCATCGGGCTCATCACTGACACGAGGTTTTTCGAAGGCTTACCGGATCACTACCATGCAGATTGCCTCATCATCAATGTCCTCAGGTCAAAACCTTTAGGAAGCCACAATACCATTCAACACCTTGCCCTCGATGACGTGCGAAAGATCATTCTGGAGGCAAGACCACAGGTGGCAATCCTCACCCATTTCGGCATGAACATAATCCAGGAGAAACCGCACCTGCTTGCGCAAAAACTGCAGAAAGAGACGGGTGTCGAGGTTATCGCTGCCCGGGATGGGATGAAGTGGGAATTTTAA
- a CDS encoding ATP-binding protein, with amino-acid sequence MASKIKLLEKQKHELEVALEEASSLSLARNKLLAANIKELSDIYGVLKAKLQDLRLRDERIKSFEEELVRANKLSALGELAGSIAHEIKNPLISIQGFAGRILKTGDKERIERYARLIEKEAERLSTVLIKLLEYSRMDTPRKERVEVDGIIDDTVLFMEHHLTRFKNIEVSVEKGRDVPPVMVDKIHVQQALVNIIINAAQSMPKGGTIHIRSGVEDKNAYISVSDSGGGIEPENIAKIFDPFFTTKPKGEGTGLGLSICKRLMKANEGDISVESVPGQGSTFKLLMPLSS; translated from the coding sequence ATGGCATCGAAAATAAAATTACTTGAGAAGCAGAAGCATGAGCTTGAGGTAGCGCTCGAGGAGGCAAGCAGCTTATCTCTCGCGAGGAACAAACTTCTTGCGGCCAATATCAAGGAACTGAGCGACATCTACGGAGTACTGAAGGCCAAATTACAAGACCTGAGGCTCCGCGATGAAAGGATCAAGAGCTTCGAAGAGGAGCTTGTGAGGGCCAACAAACTGTCTGCCCTCGGCGAGCTTGCCGGGTCTATCGCTCATGAGATCAAAAACCCTCTCATCTCCATACAGGGGTTTGCCGGGAGGATATTGAAAACCGGAGACAAAGAGAGGATCGAAAGATACGCAAGGCTTATCGAAAAAGAAGCGGAAAGACTGTCCACGGTCCTGATAAAACTCCTGGAGTATTCGAGGATGGATACACCCAGAAAGGAGCGCGTCGAGGTTGACGGGATCATAGACGATACGGTCCTCTTCATGGAGCACCACCTCACGAGATTCAAGAACATCGAGGTCTCCGTAGAAAAGGGCAGGGACGTTCCGCCGGTCATGGTCGACAAGATTCACGTCCAGCAGGCCCTGGTGAACATTATCATAAACGCTGCGCAGTCAATGCCAAAAGGTGGTACAATACACATCCGGTCCGGTGTCGAAGACAAGAACGCTTACATCTCTGTAAGCGACAGCGGTGGGGGTATTGAACCGGAAAATATAGCAAAGATCTTTGACCCCTTTTTTACCACCAAGCCAAAAGGCGAGGGCACAGGCCTCGGCCTTTCAATCTGTAAAAGGCTCATGAAGGCAAATGAAGGGGATATCAGCGTCGAGTCAGTTCCCGGCCAGGGCAGCACCTTTAAACTCCTCATGCCGTTAAGTTCCTGA
- a CDS encoding inositol monophosphatase family protein encodes MDERLELLIHCALESGKIQRRYFQKKFDIRYKGEINLVTDVDIACQTRIIELIRGRFPDDEIISEEKANRYDGDARRWIIDPLDGTTNYAHGYPFFCTSIAFEESGVVRAGVVYNPIFKELFTCRKGEGAYLNNKRISVSKIGTLKGALLSTGFPYDLPTTENNNINHFIKFLYKAQAIRRDGSAALNLSYVACGRFDGFWELRLNPWDIAAGCLMVEEAGGTISNFTGRQLNIYEDDIVASNGNIHAALLNVLREDT; translated from the coding sequence ATGGATGAACGCCTTGAACTTCTGATCCATTGCGCCCTTGAATCCGGCAAGATACAGCGTAGATATTTTCAGAAGAAGTTTGACATACGCTACAAGGGAGAGATCAACCTTGTAACCGATGTCGATATTGCCTGCCAGACGCGTATTATAGAACTCATCAGGGGGAGATTCCCGGACGATGAGATCATCAGCGAAGAGAAGGCGAACCGTTATGACGGCGATGCGCGCAGGTGGATCATAGACCCCCTTGATGGTACAACGAATTATGCCCATGGTTATCCCTTTTTCTGCACCTCCATTGCCTTTGAAGAATCCGGTGTAGTCAGGGCCGGCGTGGTCTATAATCCGATCTTTAAAGAACTCTTTACCTGCCGGAAAGGAGAGGGGGCATACCTGAACAACAAAAGGATCTCTGTATCGAAGATAGGGACCCTGAAAGGCGCTTTGCTGAGCACCGGTTTCCCCTATGATCTCCCGACAACGGAGAATAACAACATCAACCACTTTATCAAATTTCTTTATAAGGCGCAGGCAATAAGACGTGATGGGTCTGCCGCGCTGAACCTCTCCTACGTTGCCTGCGGGAGGTTCGACGGTTTCTGGGAGCTGAGACTCAACCCATGGGATATTGCGGCAGGCTGTCTCATGGTGGAAGAGGCTGGCGGGACCATCTCTAATTTCACCGGCAGGCAGCTCAATATCTATGAAGATGATATTGTTGCCTCCAACGGCAACATTCACGCTGCGTTGCTGAACGTTTTGCGGGAGGACACATGA